A section of the Hirschia baltica ATCC 49814 genome encodes:
- a CDS encoding Fur family transcriptional regulator, protein MIEKRCIEKGLRMTEQRRVIARVLSDANDHPDAEELHRRAAVIDDNISLATVYRTVRLFEEYDIIERLDFRDGRARYEEAGAGHHDHLINVKTGEVIEFVDEDIERLQEEIAKKLGFKLVDHRLELYAIPIDSKDK, encoded by the coding sequence ATGATAGAGAAGCGTTGCATTGAAAAAGGCCTCCGTATGACGGAGCAACGTCGCGTTATTGCGAGAGTTTTATCTGACGCAAACGATCATCCCGATGCTGAGGAACTTCACCGTCGTGCGGCAGTGATCGATGATAATATCTCACTTGCAACAGTTTATCGTACCGTTCGTTTATTTGAAGAATATGACATTATCGAGCGTCTTGATTTTAGGGATGGTCGTGCACGGTATGAAGAAGCGGGTGCGGGCCACCACGATCATTTGATCAATGTGAAAACAGGTGAGGTCATTGAGTTTGTCGATGAAGATATTGAACGTCTTCAAGAAGAAATTGCCAAAAAACTTGGTTTTAAACTCGTAGATCACCGCCTTGAATTGTATGCAATTCCGATCGACAGTAAGGACAAATAA
- the rimI gene encoding ribosomal protein S18-alanine N-acetyltransferase: MTEVRKIELSDCPAIAQIHADCFDKPWLSGDMEELLKQSANSGLLITQQGQVSAFVMVMESVDSIEILTIATHPEKQRQGLAKKLLISADQMWADNQDKNWFLEVSKANESAISFYEKLGFLKTGIRKNYYRKLDNSRVDAFIYSTKLGKLSQ; this comes from the coding sequence ATGACAGAAGTCAGAAAGATAGAGCTTTCAGATTGTCCAGCCATTGCGCAAATCCATGCCGATTGTTTTGATAAGCCATGGTTGAGTGGTGATATGGAAGAATTGTTGAAGCAATCTGCAAATTCTGGTTTGCTTATTACACAGCAAGGACAAGTTTCTGCGTTTGTGATGGTAATGGAGAGTGTAGATAGTATCGAAATTCTTACGATCGCGACCCATCCTGAAAAACAACGGCAGGGTTTAGCCAAAAAATTGCTGATATCGGCTGATCAAATGTGGGCTGATAATCAAGACAAGAATTGGTTTTTGGAAGTTTCGAAAGCCAATGAAAGCGCTATTTCTTTTTACGAAAAACTTGGATTTTTAAAGACAGGCATTCGGAAAAATTATTACAGAAAATTAGATAATAGCCGTGTTGATGCATTCATTTATAGTACTAAACTTGGTAAATTATCGCAGTAG
- the tsaB gene encoding tRNA (adenosine(37)-N6)-threonylcarbamoyltransferase complex dimerization subunit type 1 TsaB, translating to MRILAINTVGQACEAGIWEGDRCLSHIREPMRNGHDTRLPLITKQAVLEAGLNFDQIQRIAAVAGPGSFTGVRVGVAFARGLGVALNVTVAGISSLEASLPDETQGRVLVALPARRREPDLSWWAQMFVDGERAGEPVEADITQMRGLVGEADHVFGDGLAVLKDVVYEEAFPKLSRAAKWAVSISNNERANPQYVREPDAVPMKLSVSNENT from the coding sequence AGATGTCTTTCTCATATTAGAGAACCTATGCGTAATGGTCATGATACGCGTTTGCCATTGATTACAAAACAAGCTGTTTTAGAAGCGGGGCTGAATTTTGATCAAATTCAGCGTATCGCTGCCGTTGCAGGTCCGGGGTCGTTTACGGGTGTGCGGGTTGGGGTCGCATTTGCTAGAGGGCTAGGGGTGGCTCTAAATGTGACTGTAGCTGGCATTAGCAGTCTAGAAGCAAGTTTGCCGGATGAGACACAGGGGCGAGTCTTGGTGGCGCTTCCTGCGCGTCGACGCGAACCTGACCTAAGCTGGTGGGCGCAGATGTTTGTTGATGGTGAGCGCGCAGGAGAGCCTGTCGAAGCTGATATTACTCAGATGCGAGGCTTGGTTGGTGAAGCTGATCATGTTTTTGGGGATGGTTTGGCAGTTCTCAAAGACGTTGTGTATGAGGAAGCGTTTCCCAAACTTTCAAGAGCTGCGAAGTGGGCGGTTTCGATCTCAAATAATGAACGGGCAAACCCCCAATATGTGAGGGAGCCTGATGCTGTGCCGATGAAACTATCGGTTTCCAACGAAAACACGTGA